In Carassius auratus strain Wakin chromosome 49, ASM336829v1, whole genome shotgun sequence, one DNA window encodes the following:
- the LOC113066169 gene encoding myoneurin-like isoform X3: MDREEIENVQKAASYLGMPEVVARCTLTQDDMKIDGSPTRQAEYEDPRSPLSPDDYEPLEPIAEVEERERLKVKKEDRVQDDESHSSSEQTPQRSGSKRGRKPKTRLYEVERETITAHRGRGRGQGRPRGRPRVRPLTSDSTEQSPAQQTMSPNSSSVGRGTGRPRGRPRVRPQSTDRDDSGNPEDESVAAKDQEESSAHKRGRPRIRPLSSGAEGDAQETEVVEEDSVNASEEDDGQVKTDVENPDRGPLKRGRGRPRTKPLTTENQTTNTENATTNTEDGSEAAKTKENEGTGRKRGRPRSKPLSSEAPESSNPTDKVENSGEEASGETNQDSEKHTEEGSSQCTEDSESNPAKKVRTSNRKRSLSRKLKESQASDEEEEDEELEDDNEDWGGEEEAKPLQDKQRPICNVCGNFFSEMSSLRRHMRIHKGLKPYQCQLCTRSFRQGNQLKTHMRIHTGEKPFSCTSCEARFAQKCQLVYHCRMHHGEEKPHKCDFCEAAFATSSNLKIHIRKHSGEKPYECGECGKRFTQASTLMYHKRRHTGEKPYICDTCGMAFAVSSSLIAHSRKHTGVTPYICLDCGKPCLTAGELRKHMDIHNGSRKVRCFLCGDMFSDMYSLKKHSVLEHNALPNQEQAPLETDPTQCPLNIPIDHQGLIARVRSALVDSQDHEIQMESPLPILSPETSLIIQQSAEPQMIIQHADCTEPSMIFQHADSSEAPVLIQHGESGEQVSYVVEQYEIPGNAEMEHTQIVIVQTID; the protein is encoded by the exons ATGGACAG aGAAGAAATCGAAAATGTTCAGAAAGCTGCATCTTATCTTGGGATGCCCGAGGTTGTGGCTCGTTGTACCCTAACTCAAGATGATATGAAAATTGATGGCTCGCCCACAAGACAAGCGGAGTACGAAGATCCACGGTCCCCCCTGAGCCCAGACGACTATGAACCTTTAGAGCCGATCGCAGAGGTGGAAGAGCGGGAGAGGTTGAAGGTAAAGAAAGAAGATAGGGTACAGGATGATGAATCCCATTCGTCCAGCGAACAGACACCGCAGAGAAGCGGCAGCAAGAGAGGGAGGAAACCCAAAACTAGGCTGTATGAGGTTGAGAGGGAGACCATCACTGCTCACAGAGGCAGAGGAAGAGGTCAGGGGAGACCGAGAGGTCGCCCACGAGTGAGGCCGTTGACTTCTGATTCAACTGAACAATCTCCAGCGCAGCAAACCATGAGTCCAAATAGCAGCTCAGTAGGGAGAGGAACCGGAAGACCAAGAGGTCGTCCACGGGTTAGACCACAGTCCACTGACAGAGACGATTCTGGAAACCCTGAAGATGAGTCTGTAGCAGCCAAGGATCAAGAAGAGAGCTCTGCCCACAAAAGAGGACGTCCACGAATTAGACCCCTGTCATCTGGTGCAGAAGGAGACGCCCAGGAAACAGAGGTTGTTGAAGAAGATTCTGTGAATGCTAGTGAGGAAGATGATGGTCAGGTAAAGACTGATGTGGAAAACCCAGACAGGGGTCCTTTAAAACGAGGAAGAGGAAGACCACGTACTAAGCCGTTAACCACTGAGAACCAAACCACAAACACTGAGAACGCAACTACAAACACAGAAGACGGTTCAGAAGCTGCAAAGACAAAAGAGAATGAAGGGACCGGCCGTAAAAGAGGAAGGCCTCGATCCAAACCTCTTTCTTCTGAGGCACCTGAATCTTCAAATCCAACAGATAAGGTGGAGAACAGTGGAGAAGAAGCCAGTGGAGAAACAAACCAAGACTCTGAGAAGCACACTGAAGAAGGCTCTTCTCAATGTACAGAAGATTCAGAGTCAAATCCTGCAAAGAAGGTCCGCACCAGCAACAGAAAGAGAAGCTTGAGTAGAAAGCTAAAAGAAAGCCAAGCTAGTGatgaggaagaagaggatgaaGAACTTGAGGATGATAATGAGGACTGGGGCGGAGAAGAGGAAGCGAAGCCCTTGCAGGACAAACAAAGGCCTATTTGTAATGTCTGCGGGAACTTCTTCTCCGAGATGAGCAGCTTGCGCAGACACATGCGCATACACAAGGGCCTCAAACCCTATCAGTGCCAGCTCTGTACTCGCTCCTTCAGACAGGGCAACCAGCTGAAGACCCACATGCGCATTCACACAG GAGAGAAGCCCTTCAGTTGTACGTCTTGCGAGGCACGCTTTGCTCAGAAATGTCAACTGGTCTATCATTGCCGAATGCATCACGGAGAAGAAAAGCCGCATAAATGTGATTTCTGCGAAGCAGCTTTTGCCACATCGAGCAATCTGAAAATTCACATAAG GAAGCACAGTGGTGAGAAGCCGTATGAATGTGGAGAATGTGGGAAGCGCTTCACACAGGCCAGTACTCTGATGTACCACAAACGGCGACACACAGGGGAGAAACCGTACATCTGCGACACCTGCGGCATGGCATTCGCTGTGTCCAGCTCTCTCATCGCTCACAGCAGGAAACACACCG GTGTGACCCCATATATATGCTTGGATTGCGGAAAACCTTGCTTAACCGCTGGTGAACTTCGAAAACATATGGACATCCACAATG GATCAAGAAAAGTGAGGTGTTTCCTGTGTGGGGACATGTTTTCAGACATGTATAGTTTGAAGAAGCACAGCGTTTTGGAGCATAACG CTCTTCCAAACCAAGAGCAGGCTCCTTTGGAAACCGACCCGACGCAGTGTCCTCTCAACATCCCCATTGACCACCAGGGCTTGATTGCACGCGTGCGCTCCGCCCTCGTCGATTCCCAAGACCATGAAATTCAGATGGAGTCCCCATTGCCAATTTTGTCCCCGGAAACCTCACTTATTATCCAGCAGTCAGCAGAGCCTCAGATGATCATACAGCATGCAGACTGCACAGAGCCCTCCATGATCTTCCAGCACGCTGATTCGTCCGAAGCACCGGTTCTCATCCAACACGGAGAATCTGGCGAGCAAGTGAGCTATGTAGTGGAACAGTACGAAATCCCCGGAAACGCTGAGATGGAGCACACGCAGATTGTCATCGTTCAAACCATCGATTAA
- the LOC113066172 gene encoding COP9 signalosome complex subunit 9, whose product MKPAVDEMFPEGAGPYVDLDEAGGSSGLLMDLAANEKAVHSDFFNDFEDLFDDDDIQ is encoded by the exons ATGAAGCCAGCAGTTGATGAAATGTTTCCTGAAGGAGCTGGTCCGTACGTGGACCTGGATGAG GCAGGGGGCAGCAGTGGGCTGCTAATGGATCTGGCCGCCAATGAGAAGGCAGTACATTCAGACTTTTTCAATG ATTTTGAAGATCTGTTTGATGACGATGATATTCAGTGA
- the LOC113065949 gene encoding apolipoprotein D-like isoform X2, translating into MKAVIVLLVPLLLPLVSAQTFRWGPCPTPMVQPNFELNKYLGKWYEIEKLPASFAKGKCIEANYILRPDNTVQVVNVQTYKGKIRKAEGTAIIQDLREPAKLGLSFSYFTPYTPYWVLSTDYSSIALVYSCTDVLRLFHVDYAWILSRSRILPPEAIYHAKETFSRDNIDVSKMIPTDQHGCDGPI; encoded by the exons ATGAAGGCCGTGATTGTGTTGCTCGTACCTCTTCTGCTTCCCTTGGTCTCTGCTCAGACATTTCGTTGGGGCCCCTGCCCAACACCAATGGTCCAGCCAAACTTTGAATTAAACAAG TACCTTGGAAAGTGGTATGAAATTGAAAAGCTCCCAGCATCCTTTGCGAAAGGCAAGTGCATTGAGGCAAACTACATCCTAAGACCTGACAACACTGTCCAAGTTGTCAATGTTCAGACATA CAAAGGAAAAATTAGAAAAGCAGAGGGCACAGCGATCATTCAGGACCTGAGGGAGCCAGCAAAGCTTGGACTCAGTTTCTCTTACT tcACTCCCTACACTCCGTACTGGGTCCTGTCTACTGACTACAGCAGCATAGCACTTGTTTATTCATGCACTGATGTTCTCCGGCTCTTCCATGTGGACTATGCTTGGATCCTGTCCCGCTCACGCATTCTGCCCCCAGAGGCCATCTATCATGCCAAAGAGACCTTCTCACGTGACAACATCGATGTGAGCAAAATGATTCCCACAGATCAGCACGGATGCGATGGTCCTATTTAA
- the LOC113065949 gene encoding apolipoprotein D-like isoform X1 has product MTLTAETAALDRMKAVIVLLVPLLLPLVSAQTFRWGPCPTPMVQPNFELNKYLGKWYEIEKLPASFAKGKCIEANYILRPDNTVQVVNVQTYKGKIRKAEGTAIIQDLREPAKLGLSFSYFTPYTPYWVLSTDYSSIALVYSCTDVLRLFHVDYAWILSRSRILPPEAIYHAKETFSRDNIDVSKMIPTDQHGCDGPI; this is encoded by the exons ATGACTCTCACAGCTGAGACAGCAGCTCTCGACAGGATGAAGGCCGTGATTGTGTTGCTCGTACCTCTTCTGCTTCCCTTGGTCTCTGCTCAGACATTTCGTTGGGGCCCCTGCCCAACACCAATGGTCCAGCCAAACTTTGAATTAAACAAG TACCTTGGAAAGTGGTATGAAATTGAAAAGCTCCCAGCATCCTTTGCGAAAGGCAAGTGCATTGAGGCAAACTACATCCTAAGACCTGACAACACTGTCCAAGTTGTCAATGTTCAGACATA CAAAGGAAAAATTAGAAAAGCAGAGGGCACAGCGATCATTCAGGACCTGAGGGAGCCAGCAAAGCTTGGACTCAGTTTCTCTTACT tcACTCCCTACACTCCGTACTGGGTCCTGTCTACTGACTACAGCAGCATAGCACTTGTTTATTCATGCACTGATGTTCTCCGGCTCTTCCATGTGGACTATGCTTGGATCCTGTCCCGCTCACGCATTCTGCCCCCAGAGGCCATCTATCATGCCAAAGAGACCTTCTCACGTGACAACATCGATGTGAGCAAAATGATTCCCACAGATCAGCACGGATGCGATGGTCCTATTTAA
- the LOC113066169 gene encoding myoneurin-like isoform X2, giving the protein MPHITHSEFLLEQLKRQRERSFLCDCTVTIGQSQYHAHHNVLAAFSEYFSTQSIDAGKENATIALDAELVSGAVFEKLLTYIYTGDLSMDREEIENVQKAASYLGMPEVVARCTLTQDDMKIDGSPTRQAEYEDPRSPLSPDDYEPLEPIAEVEERERLKVKKEDRVQDDESHSSSEQTPQRSGSKRGRKPKTRLYEVERETITAHRGRGRGQGRPRGRPRVRPLTSDSTEQSPAQQTMSPNSSSVGRGTGRPRGRPRVRPQSTDRDDSGNPEDESVAAKDQEESSAHKRGRPRIRPLSSGAEGDAQETEVVEEDSVNASEEDDGQVKTDVENPDRGPLKRGRGRPRTKPLTTENQTTNTENATTNTEDGSEAAKTKENEGTGRKRGRPRSKPLSSEAPESSNPTDKVENSGEEASGETNQDSEKHTEEGSSQCTEDSESNPAKKVRTSNRKRSLSRKLKESQASDEEEEDEELEDDNEDWGGEEEAKPLQDKQRPICNVCGNFFSEMSSLRRHMRIHKGLKPYQCQLCTRSFRQGNQLKTHMRIHTGEKPFSCTSCEARFAQKCQLVYHCRMHHGEEKPHKCDFCEAAFATSSNLKIHIRKHSGEKPYECGECGKRFTQASTLMYHKRRHTGEKPYICDTCGMAFAVSSSLIAHSRKHTGVTPYICLDCGKPCLTAGELRKHMDIHNGSRKVRCFLCGDMFSDMYSLKKHSVLEHNALPNQEQAPLETDPTQCPLNIPIDHQGLIARVRSALVDSQDHEIQMESPLPILSPETSLIIQQSAEPQMIIQHADCTEPSMIFQHADSSEAPVLIQHGESGEQVSYVVEQYEIPGNAEMEHTQIVIVQTID; this is encoded by the exons ATGCCACATATCACTCACAGTGAGTTTCTTCTGGAGCAGCTGAAGAGACAACGTGAGAGAAGCTTTCTGTGTGACTGCACAGTAACAATAGGACAGTCTCAATATCATGCACACCACAATGTTCTGGCAGCCTTTAGCGAGTATTTCTCTACGCAGTCTATTGATGCCGGAAAGGAGAATGCCACCATAGCTTTGGACGCAGAGTTGGTGAGCGGGGCTGTGTTTGAAAAACTGCTGACTTACATTTACACTGGGGACTTGAGTATGGACAG aGAAGAAATCGAAAATGTTCAGAAAGCTGCATCTTATCTTGGGATGCCCGAGGTTGTGGCTCGTTGTACCCTAACTCAAGATGATATGAAAATTGATGGCTCGCCCACAAGACAAGCGGAGTACGAAGATCCACGGTCCCCCCTGAGCCCAGACGACTATGAACCTTTAGAGCCGATCGCAGAGGTGGAAGAGCGGGAGAGGTTGAAGGTAAAGAAAGAAGATAGGGTACAGGATGATGAATCCCATTCGTCCAGCGAACAGACACCGCAGAGAAGCGGCAGCAAGAGAGGGAGGAAACCCAAAACTAGGCTGTATGAGGTTGAGAGGGAGACCATCACTGCTCACAGAGGCAGAGGAAGAGGTCAGGGGAGACCGAGAGGTCGCCCACGAGTGAGGCCGTTGACTTCTGATTCAACTGAACAATCTCCAGCGCAGCAAACCATGAGTCCAAATAGCAGCTCAGTAGGGAGAGGAACCGGAAGACCAAGAGGTCGTCCACGGGTTAGACCACAGTCCACTGACAGAGACGATTCTGGAAACCCTGAAGATGAGTCTGTAGCAGCCAAGGATCAAGAAGAGAGCTCTGCCCACAAAAGAGGACGTCCACGAATTAGACCCCTGTCATCTGGTGCAGAAGGAGACGCCCAGGAAACAGAGGTTGTTGAAGAAGATTCTGTGAATGCTAGTGAGGAAGATGATGGTCAGGTAAAGACTGATGTGGAAAACCCAGACAGGGGTCCTTTAAAACGAGGAAGAGGAAGACCACGTACTAAGCCGTTAACCACTGAGAACCAAACCACAAACACTGAGAACGCAACTACAAACACAGAAGACGGTTCAGAAGCTGCAAAGACAAAAGAGAATGAAGGGACCGGCCGTAAAAGAGGAAGGCCTCGATCCAAACCTCTTTCTTCTGAGGCACCTGAATCTTCAAATCCAACAGATAAGGTGGAGAACAGTGGAGAAGAAGCCAGTGGAGAAACAAACCAAGACTCTGAGAAGCACACTGAAGAAGGCTCTTCTCAATGTACAGAAGATTCAGAGTCAAATCCTGCAAAGAAGGTCCGCACCAGCAACAGAAAGAGAAGCTTGAGTAGAAAGCTAAAAGAAAGCCAAGCTAGTGatgaggaagaagaggatgaaGAACTTGAGGATGATAATGAGGACTGGGGCGGAGAAGAGGAAGCGAAGCCCTTGCAGGACAAACAAAGGCCTATTTGTAATGTCTGCGGGAACTTCTTCTCCGAGATGAGCAGCTTGCGCAGACACATGCGCATACACAAGGGCCTCAAACCCTATCAGTGCCAGCTCTGTACTCGCTCCTTCAGACAGGGCAACCAGCTGAAGACCCACATGCGCATTCACACAG GAGAGAAGCCCTTCAGTTGTACGTCTTGCGAGGCACGCTTTGCTCAGAAATGTCAACTGGTCTATCATTGCCGAATGCATCACGGAGAAGAAAAGCCGCATAAATGTGATTTCTGCGAAGCAGCTTTTGCCACATCGAGCAATCTGAAAATTCACATAAG GAAGCACAGTGGTGAGAAGCCGTATGAATGTGGAGAATGTGGGAAGCGCTTCACACAGGCCAGTACTCTGATGTACCACAAACGGCGACACACAGGGGAGAAACCGTACATCTGCGACACCTGCGGCATGGCATTCGCTGTGTCCAGCTCTCTCATCGCTCACAGCAGGAAACACACCG GTGTGACCCCATATATATGCTTGGATTGCGGAAAACCTTGCTTAACCGCTGGTGAACTTCGAAAACATATGGACATCCACAATG GATCAAGAAAAGTGAGGTGTTTCCTGTGTGGGGACATGTTTTCAGACATGTATAGTTTGAAGAAGCACAGCGTTTTGGAGCATAACG CTCTTCCAAACCAAGAGCAGGCTCCTTTGGAAACCGACCCGACGCAGTGTCCTCTCAACATCCCCATTGACCACCAGGGCTTGATTGCACGCGTGCGCTCCGCCCTCGTCGATTCCCAAGACCATGAAATTCAGATGGAGTCCCCATTGCCAATTTTGTCCCCGGAAACCTCACTTATTATCCAGCAGTCAGCAGAGCCTCAGATGATCATACAGCATGCAGACTGCACAGAGCCCTCCATGATCTTCCAGCACGCTGATTCGTCCGAAGCACCGGTTCTCATCCAACACGGAGAATCTGGCGAGCAAGTGAGCTATGTAGTGGAACAGTACGAAATCCCCGGAAACGCTGAGATGGAGCACACGCAGATTGTCATCGTTCAAACCATCGATTAA
- the LOC113066169 gene encoding myoneurin-like isoform X1 → MLSGFWVWFKPLYIYVRLLLFHVMPHITHSEFLLEQLKRQRERSFLCDCTVTIGQSQYHAHHNVLAAFSEYFSTQSIDAGKENATIALDAELVSGAVFEKLLTYIYTGDLSMDREEIENVQKAASYLGMPEVVARCTLTQDDMKIDGSPTRQAEYEDPRSPLSPDDYEPLEPIAEVEERERLKVKKEDRVQDDESHSSSEQTPQRSGSKRGRKPKTRLYEVERETITAHRGRGRGQGRPRGRPRVRPLTSDSTEQSPAQQTMSPNSSSVGRGTGRPRGRPRVRPQSTDRDDSGNPEDESVAAKDQEESSAHKRGRPRIRPLSSGAEGDAQETEVVEEDSVNASEEDDGQVKTDVENPDRGPLKRGRGRPRTKPLTTENQTTNTENATTNTEDGSEAAKTKENEGTGRKRGRPRSKPLSSEAPESSNPTDKVENSGEEASGETNQDSEKHTEEGSSQCTEDSESNPAKKVRTSNRKRSLSRKLKESQASDEEEEDEELEDDNEDWGGEEEAKPLQDKQRPICNVCGNFFSEMSSLRRHMRIHKGLKPYQCQLCTRSFRQGNQLKTHMRIHTGEKPFSCTSCEARFAQKCQLVYHCRMHHGEEKPHKCDFCEAAFATSSNLKIHIRKHSGEKPYECGECGKRFTQASTLMYHKRRHTGEKPYICDTCGMAFAVSSSLIAHSRKHTGVTPYICLDCGKPCLTAGELRKHMDIHNGSRKVRCFLCGDMFSDMYSLKKHSVLEHNALPNQEQAPLETDPTQCPLNIPIDHQGLIARVRSALVDSQDHEIQMESPLPILSPETSLIIQQSAEPQMIIQHADCTEPSMIFQHADSSEAPVLIQHGESGEQVSYVVEQYEIPGNAEMEHTQIVIVQTID, encoded by the exons ATGTTGTCAG GTTTTTGGGTGTGGTTTAAACCATTATACATTTACGTGCG GTTGCTCCTCTTCCACGTCATGCCACATATCACTCACAGTGAGTTTCTTCTGGAGCAGCTGAAGAGACAACGTGAGAGAAGCTTTCTGTGTGACTGCACAGTAACAATAGGACAGTCTCAATATCATGCACACCACAATGTTCTGGCAGCCTTTAGCGAGTATTTCTCTACGCAGTCTATTGATGCCGGAAAGGAGAATGCCACCATAGCTTTGGACGCAGAGTTGGTGAGCGGGGCTGTGTTTGAAAAACTGCTGACTTACATTTACACTGGGGACTTGAGTATGGACAG aGAAGAAATCGAAAATGTTCAGAAAGCTGCATCTTATCTTGGGATGCCCGAGGTTGTGGCTCGTTGTACCCTAACTCAAGATGATATGAAAATTGATGGCTCGCCCACAAGACAAGCGGAGTACGAAGATCCACGGTCCCCCCTGAGCCCAGACGACTATGAACCTTTAGAGCCGATCGCAGAGGTGGAAGAGCGGGAGAGGTTGAAGGTAAAGAAAGAAGATAGGGTACAGGATGATGAATCCCATTCGTCCAGCGAACAGACACCGCAGAGAAGCGGCAGCAAGAGAGGGAGGAAACCCAAAACTAGGCTGTATGAGGTTGAGAGGGAGACCATCACTGCTCACAGAGGCAGAGGAAGAGGTCAGGGGAGACCGAGAGGTCGCCCACGAGTGAGGCCGTTGACTTCTGATTCAACTGAACAATCTCCAGCGCAGCAAACCATGAGTCCAAATAGCAGCTCAGTAGGGAGAGGAACCGGAAGACCAAGAGGTCGTCCACGGGTTAGACCACAGTCCACTGACAGAGACGATTCTGGAAACCCTGAAGATGAGTCTGTAGCAGCCAAGGATCAAGAAGAGAGCTCTGCCCACAAAAGAGGACGTCCACGAATTAGACCCCTGTCATCTGGTGCAGAAGGAGACGCCCAGGAAACAGAGGTTGTTGAAGAAGATTCTGTGAATGCTAGTGAGGAAGATGATGGTCAGGTAAAGACTGATGTGGAAAACCCAGACAGGGGTCCTTTAAAACGAGGAAGAGGAAGACCACGTACTAAGCCGTTAACCACTGAGAACCAAACCACAAACACTGAGAACGCAACTACAAACACAGAAGACGGTTCAGAAGCTGCAAAGACAAAAGAGAATGAAGGGACCGGCCGTAAAAGAGGAAGGCCTCGATCCAAACCTCTTTCTTCTGAGGCACCTGAATCTTCAAATCCAACAGATAAGGTGGAGAACAGTGGAGAAGAAGCCAGTGGAGAAACAAACCAAGACTCTGAGAAGCACACTGAAGAAGGCTCTTCTCAATGTACAGAAGATTCAGAGTCAAATCCTGCAAAGAAGGTCCGCACCAGCAACAGAAAGAGAAGCTTGAGTAGAAAGCTAAAAGAAAGCCAAGCTAGTGatgaggaagaagaggatgaaGAACTTGAGGATGATAATGAGGACTGGGGCGGAGAAGAGGAAGCGAAGCCCTTGCAGGACAAACAAAGGCCTATTTGTAATGTCTGCGGGAACTTCTTCTCCGAGATGAGCAGCTTGCGCAGACACATGCGCATACACAAGGGCCTCAAACCCTATCAGTGCCAGCTCTGTACTCGCTCCTTCAGACAGGGCAACCAGCTGAAGACCCACATGCGCATTCACACAG GAGAGAAGCCCTTCAGTTGTACGTCTTGCGAGGCACGCTTTGCTCAGAAATGTCAACTGGTCTATCATTGCCGAATGCATCACGGAGAAGAAAAGCCGCATAAATGTGATTTCTGCGAAGCAGCTTTTGCCACATCGAGCAATCTGAAAATTCACATAAG GAAGCACAGTGGTGAGAAGCCGTATGAATGTGGAGAATGTGGGAAGCGCTTCACACAGGCCAGTACTCTGATGTACCACAAACGGCGACACACAGGGGAGAAACCGTACATCTGCGACACCTGCGGCATGGCATTCGCTGTGTCCAGCTCTCTCATCGCTCACAGCAGGAAACACACCG GTGTGACCCCATATATATGCTTGGATTGCGGAAAACCTTGCTTAACCGCTGGTGAACTTCGAAAACATATGGACATCCACAATG GATCAAGAAAAGTGAGGTGTTTCCTGTGTGGGGACATGTTTTCAGACATGTATAGTTTGAAGAAGCACAGCGTTTTGGAGCATAACG CTCTTCCAAACCAAGAGCAGGCTCCTTTGGAAACCGACCCGACGCAGTGTCCTCTCAACATCCCCATTGACCACCAGGGCTTGATTGCACGCGTGCGCTCCGCCCTCGTCGATTCCCAAGACCATGAAATTCAGATGGAGTCCCCATTGCCAATTTTGTCCCCGGAAACCTCACTTATTATCCAGCAGTCAGCAGAGCCTCAGATGATCATACAGCATGCAGACTGCACAGAGCCCTCCATGATCTTCCAGCACGCTGATTCGTCCGAAGCACCGGTTCTCATCCAACACGGAGAATCTGGCGAGCAAGTGAGCTATGTAGTGGAACAGTACGAAATCCCCGGAAACGCTGAGATGGAGCACACGCAGATTGTCATCGTTCAAACCATCGATTAA
- the LOC113065951 gene encoding otospiralin: MMKGSIVLGVFLLCFLANNLSGARFIPEGVPYEQPPALPYWSYSTSDFWNYVEYFRSIGAYNQINEMARTFFAHQHLGDTLGYEVPEQHGH; encoded by the exons atgATGAAGGGGAGTATTGTTTTGGGGGTTTTCTTGCTATGCTTTCTTGCAAATAATCTAAGCG GTGCCAGATTCATTCCTGAAGGGG TGCCCTATGAACAGCCCCCGGCTCTGCCCTACTGGTCTTATTCCACCTCCGATTTCTGGAACTATGTGGAATACTTCCGCAGCATTGGGGCCTACAACCAGATCAATGAAATGGCCAGAACATTCTTTGCCCATCAGCATCTTGGAGACACGCTGGGTTATGAAGTGCCAGAGCAACATGGACACTAA